In the Hordeum vulgare subsp. vulgare chromosome 7H, MorexV3_pseudomolecules_assembly, whole genome shotgun sequence genome, one interval contains:
- the LOC123406923 gene encoding uncharacterized protein LOC123406923, with amino-acid sequence MENKGAAAAVPEKEAVTAPASSCFKRTVGDDARWVDLAKDQYRQFTEAPVTEHWACIKNKVSSRLGEPILGVFKGDSSNTPPSVESQ; translated from the coding sequence ATGGAGAACAagggagcggcagcggcggtgccggAGAAGGAGGCCGTGACGGCTCCAGCGTCGTCGTGCTTCAAGAGGACGGTGGGCGATGACGCGAGGTGGGTGGATCTGGCCAAGGACCAGTACCGGCAGTTCACGGAGGCGCCGGTGACGGAGCACTGGGCGTGCATCAAGAACAAGGTCAGCTCCAGGCTCGGCGAGCCCATCTTGGGCGTATTCAAGGGTGACTCCAGCAACACGCCGCCGTCCGTCGAATCGCAGTAG
- the LOC123406973 gene encoding uncharacterized protein LOC123406973, with amino-acid sequence MGTKGAAEAMVKTAAPMGAEEEAMLKALAQREEGPRTERTKGAASAAVERYWASLKSKTRAAGEYATLRTRQGVALFGEPNIGPIKSIVGRS; translated from the coding sequence ATGGGTACCAAGGGAGCAGCGGAGGCCATGGTCAAGACGGCGGCACCCATGGGAGCGGAAGAGGAGGCCATGCTGAAGGCGCTGGCGCagagggaggaggggccaaggacgGAGAGGACCAAGGGCgcggcgtcggcggcggtggagcgctaCTGGGCCAGCCTCAAGAGCAAGACCCGCGCGGCCGGCGAGTACGCGACGCTCAGGACACGCCAGGGCGTCGCATTGTTCGGCGAGCCCAACATCGGCCCCATCAAGAGCATCGTCGGTCGTTCTTAG
- the LOC123412100 gene encoding uncharacterized protein LOC123412100, with protein sequence MFCRTRRQYRIDDRRHIYSEIIARNGTGNRLKHGVSKAVALACKCPRRIVQRVWQQAKKGGGITGVKNNRKFKSGRKKINFDLDALEAIPPGERTTLEQVAGHMNVSTSTVWRRLKMKEIRRITSELKHALTAANERARVEYALKHLEPCSLTSLGGINPTFRADMDVVHIDEKLFYRTRKTQNMYLSHRENAPHWECKHKNHIQKIMFLSAMARPRYDAQGNCVFAGKIGVWAYTVWVQAKKKSQNRLRGTWELKPCHTVDREKSREYLVKYVLPAIKEKWPQSDRWNTIYVQQDNARTHIKPDDPLFLQEAARGGWDIRMIYQPPNSPDTNILDLGWFASIQAMFHKKMPKTLAEIVQKVNQSLAEYPHQKLNRIWLSHQACMREIIKHKGSIHYAVPHLKKKSIRETRTSPGSFDD encoded by the exons ATGTTTTGTCGAACAAGGAGACAGTACCGTATCGATGACAGGCGTCACATATATAGTGAGATCATTGCCCGTAATGGTACGGGTAATAGGTTGAAGCATGGAGTTTCTAAAGCTGTTGCACTAGCTTGTAAATGTCCTAGGAGGATAGTGCAAAGGGTATGGCAGCAGGCTAAAAAAGGTGGCGGCATTACTGGGGTAAAAAACAATCGGAAGTTCAAATCAGGAAGGAAGAAGATTAATTTTGACTTAGATGCATTGGAGGCCATCCCACCTGGAGAGAGAACAACATTAGAACAAGTTGCTGGACATATGAACGTGTCTACTTCCACTGTTTGGCGGAG GTTGAAGATGAAGGAAATTAGACGAATAACGAGTGAATTGAAGCATGCCTTGACTGCTGCAAATGAAAGGGCTCGTGTGGAGTATGCTCTAAAGCATCTTGAGCCATGTAGCCTAACGTCCCTAGGCGGTATCAATCCCACATTTAGGGCTGATATGGATGTGGTTCATATAGATGAGAAATTGTTTTATCGCACGcggaagacccaaaacatgtattTGAGCCATAGAGAGAATGCACCACACTGGGAATGTAAACATAAAAACCACATTCAAAAAATTATGTTCTTGTCCGCAATGGCTAGACCGAGGTATGATGCTCAAGGCAATTGTGTTTTTGCTGGCAAGATTGGGGTTTGGGCTTACACAGTGTGGGTGCAAGCTAAAAAGAAGAGTCAAAACAG ATTGAGAGGGACATGGGAGTTGAAGCCTTGCCATACAGTGGACAGGGAGAAAAGTCGGGAATACTTAGTGAAATACGTACTGCCGGCTATAAAGGAAAAGTGGCCTCAGAGCGATAGATGGAACACCATCTATGTACAGCAGGACAATGCTAGGACTCATATAAAACCAGATGATCCACTTTTTTTACAGGAAGCTGCTAGGGGTGGTTGGGATATTAGGATGATATACCAACCTCCTAATTCTCCCGACACAAACATATTAGATCTTGGTTGGTTTGCCTCAATTCAAGCCATGTTCCATAAAAAGATGCCCAAGACCCTAGCCGAGATTGTCCAAAAG GTTAATCAATCCCTAGCTGAGTATCCCCATCAAAAGCTCAATAGGATCTGGTTGAGTCATCAAGCGTGCATGAGAGAGATCATCAAGCACAAGGGGTCTATCCACTACGCGGTTCCTCACTTGAAGAAAAAAAGCATTAGAGAGACAAGGACTTCTCCCGGTTCGTTTGACGATTGA